A genomic segment from bacterium encodes:
- a CDS encoding helix-hairpin-helix domain-containing protein: MLWLLAVALVFGLGTRVVQEIRHRELRYPFAVVRDDAEVRALRSRADSILALRQAAAAAPININTAGAAEFQRLDGIGEVLSARIVAYREAHGPFRTVDELDNVSGIGPKRLAAIRERCVVDSL, encoded by the coding sequence CTGCTCTGGCTCCTGGCCGTCGCGCTGGTTTTCGGTCTGGGAACGAGAGTGGTTCAAGAAATCCGTCACCGCGAACTGCGTTATCCGTTTGCGGTCGTGCGGGACGATGCCGAAGTGCGCGCGCTGCGGAGTCGCGCCGATTCGATTCTCGCGCTCCGGCAGGCGGCCGCTGCTGCGCCGATCAACATCAACACCGCCGGTGCGGCGGAGTTCCAGCGTCTCGACGGCATCGGCGAAGTTCTGTCGGCGCGCATCGTTGCCTACCGCGAGGCGCACGGCCCGTTCCGTACGGTGGACGAGCTCGACAACGTGTCCGGCATCGGTCCCAAACGTTTGGCCGCGATTCGCGAACGCTGCGTCGTAGATTCGCTGTAA